A genomic stretch from Ictalurus punctatus breed USDA103 chromosome 2, Coco_2.0, whole genome shotgun sequence includes:
- the LOC108277261 gene encoding tryptase isoform X3, translated as MDIYLRKIVCVLCALLLNARGSLAQLDVCGRPPLNTKIVGGENAGPGSWPWQVSFQTSGSHFCGGSLINQNWVLSAAHCFQSITAPKITIYLGMENLIDPNRSQRSTSNIIIHQEYNDDTLTNDIALVQLSSSVNLTDYVMPVCLAASRSSFPGGTNVWVTGWGKTSSTNLLLPQTLQEVQVPIVSNSKCKNAFTSGLVTDNMMCAGLAQEGKDICQGDSGGPLVVKFNGTWIQAGIVSFTSDKGCAVPGIPGVYTRVSKYQDWINSKISSNQPGFVTVSTGNRGSASLFCLFLSFSIIPFLLSL; from the exons ATGGACATCTATTTGAGGAAAATTGTGTGTGTTCTATGTGCTCTGCTCCTTAATGCTAGAG GCTCACTCGCCCAGCTAGATG TGTGTGGTCGGCCTCCACTGAACACCAAGATTGTGGGTGGTGAAAATGCTGGTCCTGGGTCCTGGCCTTGGCAGGTCAGCTTTCAGACAAGTGGCAGCCATTTCTGTGGTGGCAGCCTGATCAATCAGAACTGGGTCTTATCAGCGGCTCACTGTTTCCAAAG caTTACTGCGCCTAAAATCACAATCTATCTAGGAATGGAAAACCTGATAGACCCTAATAGATCACAAAGAAGCACTAGTAACATTATCATCCACCAAGAATATAACGATGACACTTTGACCAATGACATTGCGCTGGTCCAGCTCTCCTCTTCAGTGAATTTGACTGATTATGTCATGCCGGTGTGCCTCGCAGCAAGCAGAAGTTCTTTTCCTGGTGGTACTAATGTCTGGGTCACAGGATGGGGTAAAACCAGTTCTACTA ATCTGCTGCTCCCTCAAACCCTGCAGGAGGTGCAGGTGCCGATTGTCAGtaacagtaaatgtaaaaacGCATTTACATCTGGTTTAGTCACGGACAATATGATGTGTGCTGGCTTAGCTCAGGAGGGAAAGGACATATGCCAG GGTGATTCTGGAGGTCCACTGGTGGTCAAGTTCAATGGAACCTGGATTCAGGCTGGGATTGTGAGTTTTACCTCTGACAAAGGATGTGCTGTACCTGGTATACCCGGTGTGTACACCAGAGTGTCCAAGTACCAAGACTGGATTAACAGCAAGATCAGCAGTAATCAACCTGGATTTGTTACAGTTTCAACTGGCAATCGTGGCTCCGCCAGCCTCTTCTGtctgttcctttctttctccatcatCCCCTTCCTCCTCTCCCTATAA
- the LOC108277261 gene encoding trypsin isoform X2, whose protein sequence is MDIYLRKIVCVLCALLLNARGSLAQLDVCGRPPLNTKIVGGENAGPGSWPWQVSFQTSGSHFCGGSLINQNWVLSAAHCFQSITAPKITIYLGMENLNGSNPNRSERSTNNIIIHQDFNHATLNNDIALVQLSSSVNLTDYVMPVCLAASNSYFPGGTNVWVTGWGKTSSTNLLLPQTLQEVQVPIVSNSNCTNDYRPISITDNMMCAGLIQGGKGSCQGDSGGPLVVKLNGTWIQAGIVSFGTNQGCAVPGIPGVYTRVSKYQDWINSKISSNQPGFVTVSTGNRGSPNLFCLFLSFSIIPFFLSL, encoded by the exons ATGGACATCTATTTGAGGAAAATTGTGTGTGTTCTATGTGCTCTGCTCCTTAATGCTAGAG GTTCACTCGCCCAGCTAGATG TGTGTGGTCGGCCTCCACTGAACACCAAGATTGTGGGTGGTGAAAATGCTGGTCCTGGGTCCTGGCCTTGGCAGGTCAGCTTTCAGACAAGTGGCAGCCATTTCTGTGGTGGCAGCCTGATCAATCAGAACTGGGTCTTATCAGCGGCTCACTGTTTCCAAAG taTTACTGCGCCTAAAATCACAATCTATCTAGGAATGGAAAATCTGAATGGGTCCAACCCTAATAGATCAGAAAGAAGCACTAATAACATTATCATCCACCAAGATTTTAACCATGCCACATTGAACAATGACATTGCGCTGGTCCAGCTCTCCTCTTCAGTGAATTTGACTGATTATGTCATGCCGGTGTGCCTCGCAGCAAGCAACAGTTATTTTCCTGGTGGTACTAATGTCTGGGTCACAGGATGGGGTAAAACCAGTTCTACTA ATCTGCTGCTCCCTCAAACCCTGCAAGAGGTGCAGGTGCCGATTGTCAGTAACAGTAACTGTACAAACGATTATAGACCTATTTCCATCACAGACAATATGATGTGTGCTGGCTTAATTCAGGGGGGAAAGGGCTCATGCCAG GGTGATTCTGGAGGTCCACTGGTGGTCAAGCTCAATGGAACCTGGATTCAGGCTGGGATTGTGAGTTTTGGCACTAACCAAGGATGTGCTGTACCTGGTATACCCGGTGTGTACACCAGAGTGTCCAAGTACCAAGACTGGATTAACAGCAAGATCAGCAGTAATCAACCTGGATTTGTTACAGTCTCAACTGGCAATCGTGGCTCCCCCAACCTCTTCTGtctgttcctttctttctccatcatCCCCTTCTTCCTCTCCCTATAA
- the hirip3 gene encoding HIRA-interacting protein 3, which translates to MVSEAVAIRKFVSRELQRCSDLSTLTLGILRKKYLEHVGRDSLTAEHRLLLKQIVEEELLKMQDNSSDDEPLIKHVDPTQNQNKRRREDDDDEEAQNKDDVSRKKKSRFAPDPPDSPDSGIEKVANEEQLQEGDEDGSDKDMEEASEEEQNTTFQGKKTKEQHNVKSNRKGEMSSESDEEEVEQEKGKNKGKLLDREEDDRISSSSSDEDKENQHAKARGGKTRQSTSSDNEEEASDEERKDEDKENQKKAIARGGKKKQSVSSDSLEEVSGEEMKNKAEKKVVGKKGKADAQKKRTRKEDNKAPKSLESEAVRKVQKEVFGSSSESEEDEATKMERNGTSESSDDASDKETNKKEDVEVSSDEEVKETVKAKDKDRERAQDTDSSSSLPSLEEDEEAGGKKPKQEEETKKKSASKKTSSKMSESKAKGGKDDENKAVTRLKRYIALCGVRRNYKKLFEGCHSVKAKVSVLKKELEELGVEGKPSIEKCKKARMKREEAQELAELDVSNIITTQGRPKRRAAAPWAKPQSSSPLSSFKHLVSSDSDSEEGNADRGRKRATDWSNLRGIISDETDSN; encoded by the exons TACTTTGACACTTGGCATACTACGAAAGAAGTATCTGGAGCATGTGGGCAGGGACTCACTCACTGCAGAACACAGACTGTTACTCAAGCAAATCGTAGAAGAGgaacttttaaaaatgcag GACAACAGCAGTGATGATGAACCTTTAATAAAGCACGTGGATCCAACACAGAATCAAAATAAACGGAGACGGGAAGATGACGACGACGAAGAGGCACAAAACAAAGATGATGTGTCTAGAAAGAAGAAATCACGTTTTGCGCCAGATCCCCCAG ATTCCCCAGATTCTGGAATAGAGAAAGTAGCAAATGAGGAACAGCTTCAAGAAGGAGATGAAGATGGAAGTGATAAGGACATGGAAGAAGCGAGTGAAGAAGAACAGAATACAACTTTTCAAGGGAAGAAGACAAAAGAACAGCATAATGTCAAAAGCAATAGGAAGGGGGAAATGAGCTCAGAAAGTGATGAAGAGGAGGTGGAGCAGGAGAAGGGGAAAAATAAGGGGAAGCTTTTAGATCGTGAGGAAGATGATCGCATCAGTTCCAGCAGTTCAGATGAAGACAAAGAAAATCAGCACGCAAAAGCCAGAGGTGGAAAGACGAGGCAAAGCACGAGCTCTGACAACGAGGAGGAGGCGAGCGATGAAGAGAGAAAAGATGAAGACAAAGAAAATCAAAAGAAAGCAATAGCTAGGGGTGGAAAGAAAAAGCAAAGTGTGAGTTCGGACAGCTTGGAGGAAGTGAGTGGTGAAGAGATGAAAAACAAGGCTGAGAAAAAGGTTGTTGGAAAAAAGGGCAAAGCAGATGCTCAGAAGAAGAGAACAAGAAAAGAGGACAACAAGGCACCAAAGTCACTGGAGAGTGAGGCGGTGAGAAAAGTGCAGAAGGAAGTCTTTGGGAGTAGCTCCGAAAGTGAAGAAGACGAGGCGACGAAAATGGAAAGGAACGGAACAAGTGAGAGCAGTGATGATGCGAGTGATAAGGAAACGAACAAGAAGGAAGATGTTGAAGTGTCCTCTGATGAAGAAGTGAAAGAAACGG TGAAAGCAAAGGATAAAGACCGGGAACGGGCACAGGATACAGactcttcctcttctttgccCTCTCTAGAAGAGGATGAAGAAGCTGGGGGGAAGAAGCCAAAACAGGAAGAagagaccaaaaaaaagagTGCCTCAAAGAAAACGAGTAGTAAAATGAGTGAGAGCAAAGCCAAAGGAGGGAAG GATGATGAGAATAAAGCCGTGACCAGACTTAAGCGCTACATTGCCCTTTGTGGTGTACGGCGTAACTATAAGAAGCTGTTCGAGGGCTGCCACTCGGTGAAAGCCAAAGTGTCTGTGCTGAAGAAAGAACTGGAAGAGCTGGGGGTGGAAG GTAAGCCGTCCATAGAGAAGTGTAAGAAGGCtagaatgaagagagaggaagCTCAGGAGCTGGCAGAACTGGATGTCAGCAACATAATCACCACTCAGG GTCGTCCTAAACGGCGAGCTGCAGCACCATGGGCAAAACCTCAGAGCAGCTCACCTCTATCATCCTTCAAACATTTGGTGAGCTCTGATTCAGACAGTGAGGAGGGCAACGCGGATAGGGGGCGCAAGAGAGCAACAGACTGGAGCAACCTGCGGGGGATCATCAGCGATGAGACAGACAGCAACTAG
- the LOC108277303 gene encoding prostasin, whose amino-acid sequence MEIYLWKVVCVVCALLLNAPGSYSQLNVCGQAPLNNKIVGGGAAAPGAWPWQVSIQLRGIHFCGGSLINEIWVLSAAHCFQSLPPSLMTVNLGITNLQGSNPNQQQRTIIRLISHSGYDYATNDNDIALLQLNAAVTFNNYVVPVCLAATNSDFPPKTNVWVTGWGNINSDVSLPSPETLQEVQVPIVSNKDCAKTYFITNNMMCAGLTEGGKDSCQGDSGGPMVFKQNTTWVQAGIVSFGYGCALANYPGVYTRVSKYEDWINSWITTKRPGFVAVSNGHRGSPNLFCLFISFSIIPFLLSLSIF is encoded by the exons ATGGAGATTTATTTGTGgaaagttgtgtgtgttgtatgtgcTCTACTCCTAAATGCTCCAG GCTCATATTCCCAGCTAAATG TGTGTGGTCAGGCTCCGTTGAACAATAAGATTGTGGGTGGTGGAGCTGCTGCTCCCGGTGCTTGGCCTTGGCAGGTCAGCATTCAGCTAAGAGGCATACATTTCTGTGGTGGCAGCCTTATCAATGAGATCTGGGTCTTATCGGCTGCTCACTGTTTCCAAAG CCTTCCCCCTTCACTTATGACGGTCAATCTAGGGATCACAAACCTTCAGGGGTCTAACCCTAATCAACAGCAAAGAACAATTATTAGACTGATCAGTCACTCAGGCTATGACTATGCAACTAATGACAATGACATTGCACTACTCCAGCTCAATGCTGCAGTGACCTTTAACAACTATGTCGTGCCGGTGTGCCTGGCAGCAACCAACAGTGATTTTCCCCCTAAAACTAATGTCTGGGTCACAGGATGGGGTAACATTAACTCTGACG TGAGTCTGCCGTCCCCTGAAACCCTGCAGGAGGTGCAGGTGCCGATTGTCAGTAACAAAGACTGTGCAAAAACTTATTTCATCACAAACAATATGATGTGTGCCGGCCTCACTGAAGGGGGAAAGGACTCATGCCAG GGTGATTCTGGAGGTCCAATGGTGTTCAAGCAAAACACAACCTGGGTTCAGGCTGGGATTGTGAGCTTTGGCTATGGTTGCGCTTTGGCTAATTACCCCGGTGTGTACACTCGAGTGTCAAAGTACGAAGACTGGATTAACAGCTGGATCACAACCAAACGACCTGGATTTGTTGCAGTCTCAAATGGTCATCGTGGCTCCCCAAACCTCTtctgtctgttcatttctttctccatcatccccttcctcctctccctctctattttctag
- the LOC108277261 gene encoding trypsin isoform X1 — protein MDIYLRKIVCVLCALFFNARGSLAQLDVCGRPPLNTKIVGGENAGPGSWPWQVSFQTSGSHFCGGSLINQNWVLSAAHCFQSITAPKITIYLGMENLNGSNPNRSERSTNNIIIHQDFNHATLNNDIALVQLSSSVNLTDYVMPVCLAASNSYFPGGTNVWVTGWGKTSSTNLLLPQTLQEVQVPIVSNSNCTNDYRPISITDNMMCAGLIQGGKGSCQGDSGGPLVVKLNGTWIQAGIVSFGTNQGCAVPGIPGVYTRVSKYQDWINSKISSNQPGFVTVSTGNRGSPNLFCLFLSFSIIPFFLSL, from the exons ATGGATATCTATTTGAGGAAAATTGTGTGTGTTCTATGTGCTCTATTCTTTAATGCTAGAG GTTCACTCGCCCAGCTAGATG TGTGTGGTCGGCCTCCACTGAACACCAAGATTGTGGGTGGTGAAAATGCTGGTCCTGGGTCCTGGCCTTGGCAGGTCAGCTTTCAGACAAGTGGCAGCCATTTCTGTGGTGGCAGCCTGATCAATCAGAACTGGGTCTTATCAGCGGCTCACTGTTTCCAAAG taTTACTGCGCCTAAAATCACAATCTATCTAGGAATGGAAAATCTGAATGGGTCCAACCCTAATAGATCAGAAAGAAGCACTAATAACATTATCATCCACCAAGATTTTAACCATGCCACATTGAACAATGACATTGCGCTGGTCCAGCTCTCCTCTTCAGTGAATTTGACTGATTATGTCATGCCGGTGTGCCTCGCAGCAAGCAACAGTTATTTTCCTGGTGGTACTAATGTCTGGGTCACAGGATGGGGTAAAACCAGTTCTACTA ATCTGCTGCTCCCTCAAACCCTGCAAGAGGTGCAGGTGCCGATTGTCAGTAACAGTAACTGTACAAACGATTATAGACCTATTTCCATCACAGACAATATGATGTGTGCTGGCTTAATTCAGGGGGGAAAGGGCTCATGCCAG GGTGATTCTGGAGGTCCACTGGTGGTCAAGCTCAATGGAACCTGGATTCAGGCTGGGATTGTGAGTTTTGGCACTAACCAAGGATGTGCTGTACCTGGTATACCCGGTGTGTACACCAGAGTGTCCAAGTACCAAGACTGGATTAACAGCAAGATCAGCAGTAATCAACCTGGATTTGTTACAGTCTCAACTGGCAATCGTGGCTCCCCCAACCTCTTCTGtctgttcctttctttctccatcatCCCCTTCTTCCTCTCCCTATAA